The Thermoplasmata archaeon sequence GAAGTACGTGGGGATCTGACGTGGTCCACGCGGGAGTCCTCCTCCTGAGCGGCGGATTCGACAGCCCCATCGCCGGCTACCTCATGGCCCGGCAGGGGCTCGGCCTCGCCGCCGCGCACTTCTCCCTCGAGCCGATCACGGACGATGCCGCCGAGGTGAAAGCCCGGACGCTATGCGGCATCCTCGGCGTTCCCACCTTGTACGTCGTGCGGGTCGGGGAGGCGTTCGCCGAGGTCGCGCACGCGGCGAACCGGCGCTTTTACTTCATCCTGACGAAGCGGCTCATGGTCCGGCTCGCCGACGCCGTCGCGGACCGCGAGTCGGCAGAGGTCCTCGTGACGGGAGAGAACCTCGGTCAAGTCTCGAGCCAGACCGTCGCGAGCCTCCGAGCGATCGACGCCGTCGCGAGGCATCCGATCATCCGGCCGCTCATCGGTTTCGACAAGCAGGAGATCGTGGACCGGGCGAAGGCGATCGGCACGTACGACGTATCGAAGGGTCCGGAGATTTGCGATCTCCTCGGGCCCCCGCGTCCCGCGACGCACGCCCGCATGGACCAGATCCTGGGAGAGGAGGCGAAGCTCTCCGTGGACCGGCTCGTAGCGGAGTGCCTCGAAGGCGTCGAGCCGGAAAGGTTCAAGCCGAACCGCGCCGCTGGGTCGCTCCCTACGAGCCCGGAGACCGCTAGATGACCTACTACCTCCTCAAGCCGTGTCGGACCGCGACGGCGTTCATTTCGACTCTCAAGAAGCCCGCCCGCGTGGACCTGGCGAGCGCGGCAGAGCGGCTGCGCGAGGCAGGCTGGCGCTTGAGCGACGTAAAGGTGATGCTCATCCTCGAGGGCGAGCCGGAGTTGACCCTCTACGAGAGCGGAAAGATCCTCGTCAAGACGGACGACGAGCGCCGCGCGCGGGAAGCCATCGACCACGTCTACGAGGCCCTGGGGATCGCGGCGCCGATGGCTGCGGCATGACGTTTCGTTATCGATGTCGATAGGCAGCGAGAGTCTATATAGCCCGACCCGAGAATCATCGTCGTAGAGGAGGGCCGCAATGACGACTCGCCGCGCGTTCGCATTGGCGGTTGCGGGACTGATTGTAACGGTCGCCGTCGCATCGCTCGGCGCTTACTCCGCCGGCACGATCAAGATTGGTGTGAGGGCGACGTCGCTTAGCTGGCAACACGTGAACGTCGTGTTCTCGGACATCCAGGTCCATCGGGCGAATGCGGGCAACGCAAGCGGCTGGATTTCCTTGCCCCTCTCGACGCCGCAGATCGATCTCGTCGGGATGGGGAGCGTGACGCAGCTCCTGTCTCTCGACCGCGCGCCCCCGGGCAAGTACACGCAGCTCCGGATCGTCATCAACTCGGTCTCCGGCGTCCTAGCGGACGGGACGCCCGTCAACGTGACGGTGCCGGACGGCGAGTTGAAGACGGTGACCCCCTTCGATCTGGCGGGCGGCGGTTCCGTCACGATCACACTGAATTTCGACTTGGCGAATTCGATCCACGGGGCGGACGGCGAGTGGACTTTCCGTCCCGTGCTCGGGTCGCTCGATATCTCCTAGGCGCCCTCCCGCGGGCCGCATTGTGCCGGTCTCACTCCCCGAAGCGCCGCTGTCGCATCTGGTACGACCGCAAGGCACGGAGGAAGTCGATTTTCCGGAAGCCGGGCCAATACACGTCCACGAAATACAGTTCCGAGTACGCGAGCTGCCATAGGAGGAAGTTCGAGATCCTCTCCTCCCCGCTCGTACGGAGCACGAGGTCCGGATCCGGCAAGTCCGCGGTGTAGAGGCGCTTCGAGAAGAACTTCTCGTCGATGTCGTCCGGACGGACGGCGCCCGCCTGGGCGTCCCGGACAACGTCGCGAATCGCCTGGAGGATTTCTTCGCGGCCGCCGTATGCGACGGCGACGTTGAATCGATACTCGTCATACTCCTTCGTCCGGTCCTCGGCGTATTCGATCGAGTCGATGACTTCTCTGGGCAAGAGACTCCGGTCGCCGAAGACCTTGATGCGCATCTTGTGCTTGTGGACTCGTTCATCGTCCCCGACCTTCCGGAAGTTCTCCGCGAACAGATGCATGAGATGCTGGATCTCCGTGCTCGGGCGCTGCAAGTTCTCCGTCGAGAACGCGTACACGGTTAGGATGCGCACGCCGACCTCAAGGCACCACTCGAGGACTTCCTCCAGCTTGTCCCGACCCTTCACGTGGCCGTCGAGGACGTTGCCGAGGCCGATCTCCCGGGCGAAGCGCCGGTTCCCGTCCATGATGATCGCGACGTGATGGGGAATCGCGGCCTGTTTGACCTGGTGCATCAGGCGGCGTTCGTACGCCTGGTACGCCGCATCACTGATAATCTTCGAGATGTCCGTCGGCATCGACGGGGGCGTACGATTGGGGGCGACCTATTTAGCCGTTCCCGGGACGTCTGGCCGACCCGGCACGAGGTCGTGGCGGTTGCCGCCGACGCTGCAGACACTATCGTCTTCAACCACCTCGCCCCGCCCCGCGCATTTCTGTCGAGATTCTGTGATGTTGGGTTGGTCCACCACGTCACTCCACTACGCATCCGCTCCTCCCGTGCGCCTCCTGGCCTCGTCAGGAGGTCGTAGAGGGGACTCATCGCATCATCGCGGAGGGCACCGGGGTGGAACCGTACACCCCTTGGCCTCCTCGTCGGAAGCCGGGTAACATAAGCCCACGAATCGGCCGTCGCTCCTCCGAGATGCGACCCCATCGTCGCACCCCGGGCCCGTCCGTGTTCTGCGCAGGGCGCGGATGCCGGATCGGGTCACTCGAACGGTGGTCTTCCGCCGGAGGTCTCGGTGGTCCATTGCATGGGTGGGGTTCCCCATGGAGGTATTGGGGAGGTGGGGGAAACGTACGCTTCTCATTGACGTTTCCGAGCCTCAGCCGAAAACCTTTAAGTATCGTGGCCAAGTTGGTGACACCGTCCCTTTCATCCCTTCAGCGTGATTTAGTGGCCTTATCGATGAAATTGAGTGAGTACCAGGACCTCTACGGCAAGCTTGCAACCGCGGAGGACATCGACTTCCTCGCGGAGAACTTCGGCTACGACAAGGAGCTCCTCCTCGTCATTTACACTCAGCGGATCGTCCGGGACACGACCCGGAAGTTCTATCGGGTGAAGGCCCAAGCCCGCCGGCTCGCGTTCATGTGGCAGAACGGCACGAGCCTCGTGGAGATCGCCCGCCGATTCGAATTCCCCGCGATCCTGACCTCGCTGATGGTCCTCGAACAGCGCAAGGTCTCTCGC is a genomic window containing:
- a CDS encoding DUF4382 domain-containing protein is translated as MTTRRAFALAVAGLIVTVAVASLGAYSAGTIKIGVRATSLSWQHVNVVFSDIQVHRANAGNASGWISLPLSTPQIDLVGMGSVTQLLSLDRAPPGKYTQLRIVINSVSGVLADGTPVNVTVPDGELKTVTPFDLAGGGSVTITLNFDLANSIHGADGEWTFRPVLGSLDIS
- the uppS gene encoding polyprenyl diphosphate synthase; translation: MPTDISKIISDAAYQAYERRLMHQVKQAAIPHHVAIIMDGNRRFAREIGLGNVLDGHVKGRDKLEEVLEWCLEVGVRILTVYAFSTENLQRPSTEIQHLMHLFAENFRKVGDDERVHKHKMRIKVFGDRSLLPREVIDSIEYAEDRTKEYDEYRFNVAVAYGGREEILQAIRDVVRDAQAGAVRPDDIDEKFFSKRLYTADLPDPDLVLRTSGEERISNFLLWQLAYSELYFVDVYWPGFRKIDFLRALRSYQMRQRRFGE